The following are from one region of the Chiloscyllium punctatum isolate Juve2018m chromosome 46, sChiPun1.3, whole genome shotgun sequence genome:
- the s1pr2 gene encoding sphingosine 1-phosphate receptor 2, with product MGEPLCTASEGSFNNYYNRQLISFHYNHTGKLADPKYKSQGLSVTSVVFIILCSFIILENLLVLVAICRYKKFHSAMFYFIGNLALSDLFAGIAYIFNIVFSGSQTMKLTPLQWFIREGTMFVALAASVLSLLAIAIERHAAIVKVKLYSGDKNTRMCLLIGSCWIASVLLGGLPVMGWNCLCHVNGCSTVLPLFSKNYILFCITLLSIILLSIVILYVRIYLIVRSSHCETAAPQTLALLKTVTIVLGVFIICWAPTFIMLLLDFAYTESNLKILHKAEIFLALSTLNSAMNPIIYTLRSRDMRRAFLRILCCCSMMENKTRFDSCFPSLRHTSTLDRSYHKHKMADSPTMPECTTFV from the coding sequence ATGGGGGAACCGCTATGCACTGCGTCTGAGGGCTCCTTTAATAATTACTACAACAGGCAGTTAATAAGTTTCCATTATAATCACACTGGGAAACTTGCAGACCCGAAATATAAGTCACAAGGCCTGAGTGTCACCTCTGTTGTCTTCATCATTTTGTGTTCTTTCATCATCCTTGAAAACCTTTTGGTGTTGGTGGCCATCTGCAGATATAAGAAGTTCCACTCAGCCATGTTTTATTTCATTGGAAACTTGGCACTTTCGGACCTGTTTGCGGGCATTGCTTACATCTTCAACATTGTGTTTTCGGGAAGCCAGACCATGAAGCTGACACCGCTGCAGTGGTTTATCCGTGAGGGCACCATGTTTGTTGCATTGGCTGCATCAGTCCTCAGTCTGTTGGCCATCGCTATTGAAAGGCATGCAGCCATTGTGAAAGTCAAACTCTACAGTGGTGACAAGAATACTCGGATGTGCTTACTGATTGGAAGCTGTTGGATTGCCTCTGTGCTGCTGGGTGGGCTGCCGGTAATGGGGTGGAACTGCCTCTGCCATGTAAATGGTTGTTCCACTGTGCTGCCTCTGTTCTCCAAGAATTACATTTTGTTCTGTATCACCTTGCTCAGCATCATCCTTCTGTCCATTGTCATCCTTTATGTGCGGATTTATCTGATTGTACGATCCAGTCACTGTGAAACTGCGGCTCCACAGACCCTGGCGTTGCTAAAGACAGTCACGATTGTGCTCGGTGTGTTTATTATTTGCTGGGCACCCACCTTCATCATGTTACTGCTGGACTTTGCCTACACAGAAAGCAATTTGAAGATCCTGCACAAAGCAGAAATCTTCCTGGCCCTATCTACACTCAACTCGGCTATGAACCCCATCATTTACACTCTGAGGAGCAGGGACATGCGCAGAGCATTTCTCCGCATCCTGTGTTGCTGTTCCATGATGGAGAATAAGACCAGGTTTGACAGCTGCTTCCCTAGTCTTCGCCACACCAGTACATTGGACCGGTCTTACCATAAACACAAGATGGCAGACTCACCAACGATGCCAGAATGCACAACATTTGTGTGA